Proteins from a single region of Amycolatopsis sp. CA-230715:
- a CDS encoding AAA family ATPase: MASRMTGTRAMLSVSPSEPECFRTITDAIAAATDGDVISVRPGAYHESIVLDRDISLSGAGTPGQVRVVGAGDPVLALNAEHAKLSGIAFVHSGGDIAVDLRAGVLEMGECEVFADSEVAITARGGTGFKASDCEVRNAGGAGLLVYDQAQAELQGCTFTAITSTAVVSRTGGMPTLIDCVIKDVGSAVLVAARGLGAVRRCRIDEIGENAIVVEQDSELVVTDTDVSNVEGVALLAAESRPVLRDCRISEVEAQAVVAVRNAVVDLEQVSIARAGGYAVQARDGAVVHLSTCSLSEAKHDTVLADTDAAVKLVGCEINGGAGGGVVVDGQAEASVSDTRITRVSAAGISAHGEAKLAVDGGMVSENGSGVEWAGQSTGGMIACTVRDNEREGVLVSTDEPVEIRGCRIDGNGTDTRFRGANVLFDESGAPAEPAQPQLSVVPSRPGGRDDDLAAAGDFSAAGELETLLAELGDLVGLDGVKREVETLVRLHQMAGRRVAAGLPSPPMSQHLVFTGSPGTGKTTVARMYGRILTALGVLRKGQLVECARPDLVAAVVGGTAIKTAEMFEKALGGVLFIDEAYTLSQGSGGSGPDFGREAIDTLVKLMEDHREDVVVIVAGYTNDMRQFLAANPGLSSRFSRTIDFADYSSSELVTIVEGICQHNHYQLEFETRSELHSYFTALPRDAAFGNGRTARKVFEEMVGRQAYRLGDVTEVTADQLTRLLPDDLGPLPGAAVGAGAGKIDEERVEQLLETLRGLVGLAEVKAEVAAMVDLLASARRRAAYGLPSPPVGRHLVFAGPPGTGKTTIARLYGSLLAAMGVLAQGQVTEVARADLVGEYVGHTARRTTEAFDRARGGVLFIDEAYALSSGSGSGSGHDFGREAIDTLVKLMEDHRDEVVVIAAGYEREMAGFIAANPGLSSRFSHRIRFADYSADELVTIFNQHADTSGYECTGPTVAALRAHFAAVHRGTSFGNGRYARQVLDSAIASHARRTRSIQNPTMDDLCVLLPSDIPAPHRPQGMPARAGAEAG; encoded by the coding sequence ATGGCCAGCAGGATGACCGGCACGCGGGCGATGCTGAGCGTTTCGCCGAGCGAGCCGGAATGCTTCCGCACCATCACCGACGCGATCGCCGCGGCCACCGACGGGGACGTCATCTCGGTGCGGCCCGGCGCCTACCACGAGTCGATCGTGCTGGACCGCGACATCAGCCTGTCCGGAGCCGGTACCCCTGGCCAGGTGCGCGTGGTGGGCGCCGGTGATCCGGTGCTGGCGCTCAACGCCGAGCACGCGAAGCTGTCCGGTATCGCGTTCGTGCACAGCGGCGGGGACATCGCGGTGGATCTGCGCGCCGGGGTGCTGGAAATGGGCGAGTGCGAGGTGTTCGCCGATTCCGAGGTCGCGATCACCGCGCGCGGCGGGACCGGGTTCAAGGCCAGCGACTGCGAGGTGCGCAACGCCGGTGGCGCCGGGCTACTGGTCTACGACCAGGCGCAGGCCGAACTGCAGGGGTGCACGTTCACCGCGATCACCAGCACGGCCGTGGTGTCGCGCACCGGCGGGATGCCGACGCTGATCGACTGCGTGATCAAAGACGTCGGAAGCGCGGTGCTGGTGGCCGCCCGCGGGCTCGGTGCCGTACGGCGCTGCCGCATCGACGAGATCGGTGAGAACGCGATCGTCGTCGAGCAGGACAGCGAGCTCGTCGTCACCGACACCGATGTGTCCAATGTGGAGGGTGTCGCGCTGCTGGCCGCCGAGTCGCGTCCCGTGCTGCGCGACTGCCGGATCAGCGAGGTCGAGGCGCAGGCCGTGGTGGCCGTGCGGAACGCCGTCGTGGACCTGGAACAGGTGTCGATCGCCCGCGCGGGCGGGTACGCGGTGCAGGCGCGCGACGGGGCCGTGGTGCACCTGTCGACCTGCTCCCTCAGCGAAGCCAAGCACGACACCGTGCTCGCGGACACCGACGCCGCGGTCAAGCTCGTCGGGTGCGAGATCAACGGCGGCGCGGGTGGCGGTGTCGTCGTCGACGGGCAGGCCGAGGCCTCGGTGTCGGACACCCGGATCACCCGGGTCTCCGCGGCGGGGATCTCCGCGCACGGCGAGGCCAAGCTCGCCGTCGACGGCGGCATGGTGAGCGAGAACGGTTCCGGGGTCGAGTGGGCGGGGCAGTCCACCGGCGGGATGATCGCCTGCACCGTGCGGGACAACGAACGCGAGGGCGTTCTGGTCTCGACCGACGAGCCGGTGGAGATCCGGGGCTGCCGGATCGACGGCAACGGCACGGACACGCGGTTCCGGGGCGCCAACGTGCTTTTCGACGAATCCGGGGCGCCTGCCGAACCCGCGCAGCCGCAGTTGTCCGTCGTGCCGTCCCGGCCGGGCGGACGCGACGACGATCTCGCCGCGGCGGGCGATTTCAGTGCCGCCGGTGAGCTGGAGACCCTCCTCGCCGAACTGGGTGACCTGGTGGGCTTGGACGGGGTGAAGCGCGAGGTCGAAACCCTGGTACGGCTGCACCAGATGGCGGGGCGGCGGGTGGCGGCGGGCCTGCCCTCGCCGCCGATGTCCCAGCACCTGGTGTTCACCGGGTCCCCTGGCACCGGCAAGACCACGGTCGCCCGGATGTACGGCCGCATCCTGACCGCGCTCGGCGTGCTGCGGAAGGGGCAGCTCGTCGAATGCGCGCGGCCCGATCTGGTCGCCGCCGTCGTCGGCGGGACGGCGATCAAGACCGCGGAAATGTTCGAAAAAGCGCTCGGCGGCGTGCTTTTCATCGACGAGGCGTACACCCTTTCGCAGGGTTCGGGTGGCAGCGGTCCTGATTTCGGTCGCGAAGCTATCGACACGCTGGTGAAGCTGATGGAGGACCATCGCGAGGACGTGGTGGTCATCGTGGCCGGGTACACCAACGACATGCGCCAGTTCCTGGCCGCGAACCCGGGGCTGTCCTCGCGTTTTTCCCGCACCATCGATTTCGCCGACTACTCCTCGTCGGAACTGGTCACCATCGTCGAGGGAATCTGCCAGCACAACCACTACCAGCTCGAGTTCGAAACCCGCTCGGAACTGCACAGCTATTTCACCGCGCTGCCGAGGGACGCCGCCTTCGGCAACGGCCGCACCGCGCGCAAGGTGTTCGAGGAAATGGTGGGACGGCAGGCGTATCGCCTCGGTGACGTCACGGAGGTGACCGCGGACCAGTTGACCAGGCTGCTGCCCGACGATCTCGGGCCGCTGCCGGGTGCCGCCGTCGGGGCCGGTGCCGGGAAGATCGACGAAGAGCGCGTCGAACAGCTCTTGGAAACGCTGCGCGGGCTGGTCGGGCTGGCCGAGGTGAAGGCGGAGGTCGCGGCCATGGTCGACCTGCTGGCTTCGGCGCGGCGCCGCGCCGCCTACGGGCTGCCCTCGCCGCCGGTGGGCAGGCACCTGGTCTTCGCCGGGCCGCCGGGGACCGGCAAGACCACGATCGCCCGGCTCTACGGCTCGTTGCTGGCCGCGATGGGTGTGCTGGCGCAGGGGCAGGTCACCGAGGTCGCGCGCGCGGACCTGGTCGGCGAGTACGTCGGGCACACCGCGCGGCGGACCACCGAGGCGTTCGACCGGGCCCGCGGTGGCGTGCTGTTCATCGACGAGGCGTACGCGCTGTCCTCGGGCAGTGGGAGCGGCAGCGGCCACGACTTCGGCCGCGAGGCCATCGACACCTTGGTGAAGCTGATGGAGGACCACCGCGACGAGGTCGTGGTGATCGCCGCCGGGTACGAGCGGGAGATGGCCGGGTTCATCGCCGCCAACCCCGGGCTGTCTTCGCGGTTCTCGCACCGGATCCGGTTCGCGGACTACAGCGCCGACGAACTCGTCACCATCTTCAACCAGCACGCCGACACGTCCGGGTACGAGTGCACCGGGCCCACCGTGGCGGCCCTGCGCGCGCACTTCGCGGCGGTCCACCGCGGCACTTCCTTCGGCAACGGCCGGTACGCCCGCCAGGTGCTCGATTCGGCCATCGCCTCGCACGCCCGGCGCACCCGCAGCATCCAGAACCCGACGATGGACGATCTCTGCGTGCTGCTCCCCTCGGACATCCCGGCGCCGCACCGTCCACAGGGGATGCCCGCGCGAGCCGGAGCCGAGGCGGGCTGA
- a CDS encoding helix-turn-helix transcriptional regulator yields MSELKHPAVDAGAVVAIAVHASDPMTGLGATTMLAADARVKVLADTDAARAEVIVVVEDDVDDGVLTSLREMRAESVLESPPRCVVVTERFRSDVLMAALECGMTALVKRSTVEGDELVRTVLAVNQGVAYLPPRLQGTLLRKLDRMQQDVLEPNGFTLSGLSARERDVLRMVAEGYGTDEIATALAYSESTVKNVLHGMMSRCGLNNRAHAVAFAMRSGAI; encoded by the coding sequence GTGAGCGAGTTGAAGCATCCGGCCGTGGACGCCGGTGCGGTGGTGGCCATCGCGGTGCACGCGTCGGATCCGATGACCGGGCTCGGCGCGACGACCATGCTCGCCGCCGACGCGCGGGTGAAGGTGCTCGCGGACACCGATGCGGCGCGGGCCGAGGTGATCGTGGTCGTCGAGGACGACGTCGATGACGGTGTTCTCACGTCCTTGCGCGAGATGCGTGCCGAGTCCGTCCTCGAATCGCCGCCCCGGTGCGTGGTCGTGACCGAACGCTTCCGCAGCGACGTCCTGATGGCCGCGCTCGAGTGCGGCATGACCGCGCTGGTGAAGCGGAGCACCGTCGAGGGCGACGAACTGGTGCGAACGGTCCTCGCGGTCAACCAGGGCGTGGCCTACCTGCCGCCCCGGTTGCAGGGGACCCTGCTGAGGAAGCTCGACCGGATGCAGCAGGACGTGTTGGAGCCCAACGGTTTCACGTTGTCCGGACTGTCCGCGCGGGAGCGCGACGTGCTGCGGATGGTGGCCGAGGGGTACGGCACGGACGAGATCGCCACCGCGCTCGCGTATTCGGAGAGCACGGTCAAGAACGTGCTCCACGGCATGATGAGCCGTTGTGGTCTGAACAACCGCGCGCACGCGGTCGCCTTCGCGATGCGCAGCGGCGCGATCTGA
- a CDS encoding AfsR/SARP family transcriptional regulator yields MHADEAAPRIRLIGVVSVTRGDQVVEVSRSRQAAVLAVLALRTGEFVSREALLRAVWGDRAPESSVGNLHTYISGLRRALERGPRDRHVLRAEDGGYRLCVPAEHIDALEFRRLSGVANLAWSEGDATGCLTALDFADELWLGTPLPGAAGPFAEHERSRLERSRVEGRGLRVEALLGSGQPERAAAECVGLVREHPLDERLATLFGASLFRSGRVDDALAELVALRTRLRTELGVRPGPEAVRLHEEILASQEREAPGVQPRRPAQIPHRPWGFVGRSRELAELAQLTGRTGQAVVVTGHAGIGKTATAVEFAHRHRDAFPDGQTFLNLRGRTAEDVLDHQVRAFGIGARDLPAATKTAQLSAFLAERRALVLLDDVTDLAQVRQLVEGHGRSTVLLTSRYRFSGAAGLRRVPLTGLAPETARDLLCGAAPSVYGDPSLETVAARCGYVPLALRAASLRLGLDPGGFARTSCAGLVEELDDDTIGWDALAVDDDATSVLRGIEEVCRALSAQARELLVRLSEVPGEEFDWDRTRAVAELREANLLEPGAPGRGRVPVLVRGCVLGGVLRGGRRLPR; encoded by the coding sequence GTGCACGCGGACGAGGCCGCACCGCGGATCCGGCTGATCGGCGTGGTTTCCGTGACAAGGGGGGACCAGGTCGTCGAGGTGAGCCGTTCCCGGCAGGCCGCCGTGCTGGCCGTGCTGGCGCTGCGGACGGGCGAGTTCGTTTCCCGGGAAGCGTTGCTGCGCGCCGTGTGGGGCGACCGCGCTCCGGAAAGCTCCGTGGGGAACCTGCACACCTACATTTCCGGGCTGCGCCGCGCGCTGGAGCGCGGTCCCCGTGATCGGCACGTGCTGCGCGCCGAGGACGGCGGGTACCGGCTGTGCGTGCCGGCGGAGCACATCGACGCGCTGGAGTTCCGCCGCCTTTCCGGCGTCGCGAACCTGGCGTGGTCCGAAGGGGACGCGACGGGGTGCCTCACCGCCTTGGACTTCGCGGACGAGCTGTGGCTGGGGACGCCGCTGCCGGGGGCGGCGGGCCCGTTCGCCGAGCACGAGCGGTCGCGGCTGGAGCGGTCGCGGGTCGAGGGCCGCGGACTGCGCGTCGAAGCGCTGCTCGGCTCGGGCCAGCCGGAGCGGGCCGCCGCGGAGTGCGTCGGCCTGGTGCGCGAGCATCCGCTGGACGAGCGGCTGGCCACGTTGTTCGGCGCCAGCCTGTTCCGCAGCGGCCGGGTGGACGACGCGCTCGCCGAACTCGTGGCACTGCGCACCCGCCTGCGCACCGAACTCGGCGTGCGTCCCGGGCCGGAGGCGGTGCGGCTGCACGAGGAGATCCTCGCCAGCCAGGAGCGCGAAGCACCCGGCGTCCAGCCGCGGCGACCGGCTCAGATCCCGCACCGGCCGTGGGGTTTCGTCGGCAGGTCCCGCGAACTGGCGGAGCTGGCCCAGCTGACCGGCCGTACCGGGCAGGCGGTGGTGGTGACCGGCCACGCGGGTATCGGGAAGACCGCGACGGCGGTCGAATTCGCCCACCGGCACCGCGATGCCTTCCCCGACGGCCAGACGTTCCTGAACCTGCGCGGGCGGACGGCCGAGGACGTGCTCGACCACCAGGTGCGGGCGTTCGGCATCGGGGCGCGCGACCTGCCCGCGGCCACCAAGACTGCTCAGTTGAGCGCTTTCCTGGCCGAGCGGCGGGCACTGGTGCTGCTCGACGACGTCACGGATCTCGCGCAGGTGCGCCAGCTGGTCGAGGGCCACGGCCGCAGCACGGTGCTGCTCACCAGCCGGTACCGGTTCTCCGGCGCGGCAGGCCTCCGCCGCGTTCCGCTGACCGGGCTCGCTCCCGAGACCGCGCGCGATCTGCTGTGCGGCGCCGCCCCGTCCGTTTACGGCGACCCGTCGCTCGAAACGGTGGCCGCGCGCTGCGGGTACGTGCCGCTGGCGCTTCGTGCCGCTTCGCTCCGGCTCGGCCTGGACCCCGGCGGTTTCGCGCGCACGTCCTGCGCCGGGCTCGTCGAGGAACTCGACGACGACACCATCGGCTGGGACGCGCTGGCCGTCGACGACGACGCGACGTCGGTCCTGCGCGGCATCGAGGAAGTCTGCCGCGCCCTTTCCGCACAGGCGCGGGAACTCCTCGTCCGGTTGAGCGAGGTTCCCGGCGAGGAGTTCGACTGGGACCGGACGCGGGCGGTGGCCGAACTCCGCGAGGCGAACCTGCTCGAACCCGGTGCGCCGGGACGGGGCCGCGTGCCCGTCCTGGTCCGCGGTTGCGTGCTCGGAGGTGTGCTGCGGGGAGGCCGCCGGTTGCCGCGCTGA
- a CDS encoding sigma-70 family RNA polymerase sigma factor: MTTLEEHIQAHGAAVLSYAVRVTGDRHLAEDVVQETWLRAWRNLDRLTEDRGSVRAWLIRVTHNLAVDLHRSRRARPEEVELVDHALEALTPVSTPCEEVETRMVVGAVLENLSARHRRAVVEVYFADRTASSAAVALGVPPGTVKSRVHNALRTLRENFPQPLAEIA; this comes from the coding sequence ATGACCACTTTGGAAGAGCACATCCAGGCGCACGGCGCCGCGGTCCTGTCCTATGCCGTCAGGGTGACCGGGGACCGGCACCTCGCCGAGGACGTGGTGCAGGAGACCTGGTTGCGCGCGTGGCGCAATCTCGACCGGCTCACCGAGGACCGCGGTTCGGTGCGCGCGTGGCTGATCCGGGTCACCCACAACCTCGCCGTCGATCTGCACCGCAGCCGCCGGGCCCGGCCGGAAGAGGTCGAACTCGTCGACCACGCGTTGGAGGCGCTCACCCCGGTTTCCACGCCCTGCGAGGAAGTGGAGACGCGGATGGTCGTCGGCGCGGTGCTCGAAAACCTCTCGGCGCGGCACCGGCGGGCGGTGGTCGAGGTGTACTTCGCCGACCGCACGGCGTCCTCGGCGGCGGTCGCGCTGGGTGTACCGCCCGGCACCGTGAAGAGCCGGGTCCACAACGCACTCCGCACCCTGCGGGAAAACTTTCCCCAGCCGCTCGCCGAAATCGCCTGA
- a CDS encoding Hsp70 family protein: MGYGVGIDLGTSFTSAAAGGSGGVTVVPLSPRVVVPSVAGTAPDGSLLTGTAALARAAGPAALARGFKRRLGDPSPLPVGRARFSPPELMAAQLRDVLTEVARKQGEPPESVVLTCPAVWGPYRREHFAEVPRLAGVHDYRLVTEPEAAATHYSRERRLGDGETVAVYDLGGGTFDTTILRIRPGGMEILGTPEGIEHLGGIDFDDVLFTNLDERLGGAISALDPADPASAAALSAIRALCTKTKETLSVEPEARLSVPLPSGAREISVSRTDFNAMIEPSVRSTIDALRRTVTSAGLKIDDLAAILLTGGSSRIPLVTEMVFGEFGKPVRVTLHPKFTVALGAAAIAATRPAAPAKAPAPVAPSSSAPPVEQDTVALPFVRPLPPLASDESYIAEPPRKKWLVPVITASVLVVIAAVTTLLFLLPSGTHKPGAGAPGPSTSSLPLVRGDANESGIGFGG, translated from the coding sequence GTGGGGTATGGCGTTGGCATCGATCTGGGGACCTCGTTCACTTCGGCGGCCGCGGGCGGGTCCGGCGGGGTGACCGTCGTGCCGTTGTCGCCGCGGGTCGTGGTGCCCTCGGTGGCGGGCACCGCGCCGGACGGATCGCTGCTGACCGGTACCGCCGCACTGGCGCGCGCCGCCGGTCCCGCCGCACTCGCCCGCGGTTTCAAGCGCAGGCTCGGCGACCCTTCCCCGCTGCCCGTCGGGCGAGCGCGCTTTTCCCCGCCCGAGCTGATGGCCGCGCAACTGCGCGACGTGCTCACCGAGGTCGCCAGGAAACAGGGCGAGCCACCGGAATCGGTCGTGCTGACCTGCCCGGCCGTGTGGGGTCCCTACCGCCGCGAACACTTCGCCGAAGTCCCGCGGCTGGCCGGTGTCCACGACTACCGGCTGGTGACCGAGCCGGAAGCGGCGGCCACCCACTACAGCCGGGAACGCAGGCTCGGCGACGGCGAAACCGTCGCGGTCTACGATCTCGGTGGCGGCACGTTCGACACCACGATCCTGCGCATCCGCCCCGGCGGCATGGAAATCCTCGGCACCCCCGAAGGGATCGAGCACCTCGGCGGTATCGACTTCGACGACGTGCTGTTCACCAACCTCGACGAACGGCTCGGCGGCGCGATCAGCGCGCTCGACCCGGCGGACCCCGCCTCGGCGGCCGCGCTGAGCGCCATCCGCGCGCTGTGCACCAAGACGAAGGAAACCCTGTCCGTCGAGCCGGAAGCGAGGCTGTCCGTCCCGCTGCCCTCGGGCGCGCGGGAGATTTCCGTTTCCCGCACCGATTTCAACGCGATGATCGAACCCTCGGTCCGGTCGACCATCGACGCGCTCCGGCGCACCGTCACGTCGGCGGGACTGAAGATCGACGACCTCGCCGCGATCCTGCTCACCGGCGGTTCCTCCCGGATCCCGCTGGTGACCGAAATGGTGTTCGGGGAGTTCGGCAAGCCGGTCCGGGTCACCCTGCACCCCAAGTTCACCGTCGCGCTCGGCGCCGCGGCCATCGCGGCGACCAGACCCGCCGCCCCCGCCAAGGCACCCGCTCCGGTGGCGCCTTCCTCGTCGGCACCGCCGGTCGAACAGGACACCGTGGCACTGCCTTTCGTCAGGCCGCTGCCGCCGCTCGCCTCCGACGAGAGCTACATCGCGGAGCCACCGCGCAAGAAATGGCTCGTGCCGGTCATCACCGCGAGTGTCCTGGTGGTGATCGCCGCGGTCACCACCCTGCTGTTCCTCCTTCCCTCCGGCACGCACAAACCGGGGGCGGGGGCACCGGGTCCGTCCACTTCGTCGCTTCCACTCGTCCGCGGTGACGCGAACGAGAGCGGCATCGGTTTCGGCGGATAG
- a CDS encoding AfsR/SARP family transcriptional regulator: MPSTEPISVEVLGPVRMRAGTAEVAVGSPRRQAVLGFLAINARSVVSRDQLVDAVWGEAPPKSAAGNVHTYISDLRRSIAEATGHATAAAVLQTAGAGYRLDVRDADLDFRQVEHDLRTASNLASSGERTDAITTWQRALRRSLATPFAGIDAPYALAERHRLENLVLAAVIDLVRALLARGTETDTRTALITLERALSRHPLHQRLAEMRIRALSGRGRRAEAIDQYETTRRLLATELGVDPDQGLRQAHEEIVRDTVSTVHGRNGAVPELPLPAAPDSLVGRADELGFLEDALTRAGGSRILTIDGSPGIGKTALALRFAHDVAARFPDGCHFLDLRGSRPSAGPLPATAALDRLITAVGGRDTTVPNGFEDRLGVYRTVLARKRLLLVLDDASRASQIRPLLPGGDGTTVLVTSRRRLSGLVATEGAVRLPLDVLPHDAARSLLAGAADERGTGALDELVRLCGHLPLALAHVARYLAAGTGRGPAELATWLSDEHTRIARLTELGGDQGIRPVFASAVHALNADEQKVFSLLGKESGADVDVTGTARRTGWPEPRARHCLDQLAVAGLLDWGTWDRYHLTPLLHLYARGLPTPR, from the coding sequence GTGCCGTCCACCGAGCCGATCTCCGTCGAGGTGCTCGGGCCGGTGCGGATGCGGGCGGGCACCGCGGAAGTGGCGGTGGGCTCGCCGCGGCGGCAGGCCGTGCTCGGCTTCCTCGCGATCAACGCCAGGAGCGTCGTCTCCCGTGATCAACTGGTCGACGCGGTGTGGGGAGAAGCGCCGCCCAAATCGGCCGCGGGCAACGTGCACACCTACATCTCGGACCTCAGGCGCTCGATCGCCGAGGCGACCGGCCACGCCACGGCCGCCGCCGTGCTCCAGACCGCGGGCGCGGGCTACCGGCTCGACGTCCGGGACGCCGATCTCGACTTCCGCCAGGTCGAACACGATCTCCGCACCGCGTCGAACCTCGCGAGCTCGGGTGAGCGCACGGACGCGATCACCACCTGGCAGCGGGCGCTGCGCCGGAGCCTGGCCACCCCGTTCGCCGGGATCGACGCGCCCTACGCGCTCGCCGAACGCCACCGCCTCGAAAACCTCGTGCTCGCGGCGGTCATCGACCTGGTGCGGGCGCTGCTGGCCCGCGGCACGGAAACGGACACCCGCACCGCACTGATCACGCTCGAACGAGCACTGAGCAGGCATCCACTGCACCAGCGGCTCGCCGAAATGCGCATCAGGGCCCTGTCCGGACGGGGCAGGCGGGCCGAGGCCATCGACCAGTACGAAACCACCAGGCGGTTGCTCGCCACCGAGCTGGGCGTCGATCCGGATCAGGGGCTTCGCCAAGCCCACGAGGAAATCGTCAGGGACACGGTGTCCACAGTGCACGGACGGAACGGCGCCGTGCCGGAGCTGCCGCTGCCCGCCGCACCAGACAGCCTCGTCGGACGGGCGGACGAACTCGGCTTCCTCGAAGACGCGCTCACCCGAGCGGGCGGCTCGCGCATCCTGACCATCGACGGGTCGCCCGGCATCGGCAAGACCGCGCTGGCCCTGCGGTTCGCGCACGACGTCGCCGCGCGGTTCCCGGACGGCTGCCACTTCCTCGACCTGCGCGGGTCGCGGCCGTCCGCGGGGCCGCTGCCCGCGACGGCGGCACTGGACCGGCTCATCACCGCCGTCGGCGGGCGCGACACGACCGTCCCGAATGGATTCGAAGACCGGCTCGGCGTGTACCGCACCGTGCTGGCGCGCAAGCGCCTCTTGCTGGTCCTCGACGACGCCTCGCGCGCCAGCCAGATCCGCCCGCTGCTGCCCGGCGGCGACGGCACCACCGTGCTGGTCACCAGCAGGCGCAGGCTCAGCGGTCTGGTGGCGACCGAAGGCGCCGTCCGGCTTCCGCTGGACGTCCTTCCCCACGACGCCGCGCGCTCGCTGCTCGCCGGGGCCGCGGATGAGCGGGGCACCGGTGCGCTGGACGAGCTGGTGCGCCTGTGCGGTCACCTGCCGCTCGCCCTCGCCCACGTCGCGCGGTACCTCGCCGCGGGCACCGGGCGCGGGCCGGCCGAGCTCGCCACCTGGCTGAGCGACGAGCACACCCGCATCGCCCGCCTCACCGAACTCGGTGGCGACCAAGGAATCCGGCCGGTTTTCGCCTCGGCCGTGCACGCGCTGAACGCGGACGAGCAGAAGGTCTTCTCGTTGCTGGGCAAGGAATCCGGGGCAGACGTCGACGTGACCGGCACGGCCAGGCGCACCGGATGGCCGGAACCGCGGGCCCGGCACTGCCTCGACCAGCTCGCCGTCGCCGGCCTGCTCGACTGGGGCACCTGGGACCGCTACCACCTGACGCCGCTCCTGCACCTCTACGCCCGCGGCCTGCCCACACCCCGGTAG